ATCTGCTTGATTCACAAGTTCTTCCccttgtttattttaatttggctGATTTTTCTCGGGAGTGGCTTCCTTCGGCACCGTATGCGTCTGTTAGAATTCGGGTGGATGGGGAGCGGGTCCCGGTATGTATTGGGGGGTAGTAGTGTTGCCCATGGAGGTTGTTGGTGGTAGAGGCTGGATCTACCCTTGCTGTTGAACTTGTTGGAGAAAAGCTAGTTGCTTGGCGTGAAATTCGATGTactcttggatttgtgttgGGGTGGGATTATGGTGTACCGATGCAAAGGTGGTAATGGGGGTGGATGGGGGTGTGGGTAATGTGGTCGGTGTAAATTTAAGGTTGACAGGGGCTATGTCGGGGCGTAGAGAAAAACTTTGAGGCATTTGAGGTGTAGGTGTAAAGTATGAGGTCGTGGGATGGTCCCCTGGAAAGGCATTCCCCAAGGGTACTAAGTGGTGACGCCATAGGTGGTCCCTAGGGGTGCACTCGGGCCAGACGTTGTGGCCGGGCAAGACGAAGTGTTGCCGGTCGCTCTTCTGGGCAGGGCATTTGATCCCTCACCTACAGTGTTGTCTTGAGTGTTTGTTTCCCTTATTGGTGGGTCGTCGCCTTCTAACGTACTCATCTCTAGGGTCCCTAATGAAGTTAGAAAGAAGGGAtctttcttgtttttctttccCACAGACAGCGCCAAATGATAACCAGTGTTTCGTCTGTGGATCTTCTGGGGTTGGGTTCCGGCCTTGTTACCTGAAATTCACGAGACAACCGTTAAAGAGACGCCGGTGTGGTATTCCGGCGTACCCCCTCCGACGGTCAAGTCAGTATTTTAGTGTGAGAAAGAAGAGACAAATGAAAGATTCAGGATAATGAGTGAAAAAAGAATATTACCCATTTATGTTGGTAGTGGTGGGTTATTTATACCTGTTGACTTTGTTGGGATGTTGTACGAGGTATGTCTAATCCGTCCGTACTGTCAGATAGATTTTGGGGCTAGCTGTCAGGACTTTTGTCTGTTCGTACACTGTCCTTGTGTCAGCGGATGTTTTATAGTCGTTTGGAGATTCTTCCATCTGTACTTTTGATGGCGGTATTGTTGCAGTCTTGTATCTTTGAGCTCGGTAGATCCGAGTATATTCTAACTGTTCTTGCTCCGGTTCCCTTTGGTGTCCTTTTACTCGGATATCACTGCTGGTGCATTTTACTATCGATGTGAGGTCAGATCCTTGACAATTCCTTTTAGGGTGTTATTGATTTCTGTTTTCCCGTAGAATGGTTATGCTCGGCCAGCGGGTAGTTCGCTTACGACGATATTATCTCGGGAAGATGGATTTATGCTCGGATCTCAGCGGGTCCATTTGGGATGTTATCAAGAAGTAAACGGCGGATAAAGATAGGCGATTACGAACAATAAGGAAGCGAAATGATACGAGTCTATTAAGACTAAAAGTTAGTAAACGACGGGGTTAAAATCCCTACGAGACAACATATGTTTTCCTATTGTCACGAGAAATGTATACGAAGTAGCTAAGCGCGAATTAGGAAAGTACACAAAGAGATTAGTCATCTCTTTTACAATGAACATTGGATATACATGTACGAGTAAGTGTCATACGAAGGAATGTGTGAAGGACTAAGTAAAGATCGTCGATATAAGGACACAAAACCGACGAACCAACGAGGTTCCGACGATAAGAATTCTTTAGAAGAACAACCCAAGCAAGAAGGGTGCAAATGGAAAGTGGAATTAAATATGCGATAAGGGTATGCATATTAGTTTGTTTAAGTAAGTGGCAGAAGTttgaattcgaggacgaattcaTTATAAGGTGGGGCGAATGTAATAAccccaaaattttgaaataagaaaatgatGCCACGAGTCCTAAAGTTTCCTAATTTGGACCAAGTAGGTTGGGAAATGGACACCGACATGAGAATTATTAAAGATAGGCCGAGAAATAATAATAAGTCAAAATGGGAATTATCATTAGTAATAATAAATAAGAACTAATCGGAAAAGGTTCCGAAAGTTAGGCACGATGGTTAATTGAAAATTTGAGTTTATGAGCAAATTAACCGTTTTgagctaaaatggacttttagccaaaAATTCCAAAGGAAGCTGTAGTCTAACTGGGCTTTTAgccggatattaaactccctgggtcactcaagtcttaggaaatctcaaaaaggtcactaaagtcaatttttttacaaaatggtcacttaattataccttttattacaaaagggttcacccatataaaacgacgtaaaaacctaacatttttgcttatgtggcatgccaaaattataaaaaggaaaatagttcagtgaccttttgtAATTAAAGGAATAAtccaatgattttttttgtagttcacaaaaagtttagtgttcttttcgtaacaatagaaatatttttgtaataaaaggtatagtccAATTACCactttgtaaaaaaattgacttcagtgacctttttgaaatatcctgagacttgagtgacccagggagtttaatatccgctTTTAGCCACTACTTAACCCATCTCATAAGATGAGAAAAAAAAGAGACAAATAGCTCTCTTCTTCTCCAAATAGGCCAAGAAGGCCGAACCTTCTTCGATGGGTGCAAGGTGATGATTCTTCAtccaaaatcataaattttggAAGCAAAACGATCATAGAGCTAAGGTAATCTACATAAGGTAAGAAATTTGTGATTTCTATGGATGAATTTCATGAATTGATTAAAGGAAATCCTAGGGTTTATGAACCTAAATTGGGGTTTTGTCTAATTTAGTTAGGTAATGTGTTCTTGAGATTGTTTGGAGTAAAATCATGATGAATTGGAGACCAAGAGTGTTTGGCCATGGAGAGTCACATGAGGTAAGGGAATCCTGAAATTTTGAGGTTAAGGAGTGATATATTTGATTGATGTTTTAACATAAGGAATTGACAATATTCATGAGTATTAGATGTTTGATAAAATGCCTAAGTGAAGTTATAGGAATTGTGTTGTATTTTGGTTAGGCTATGGCATGAATGTATTCGGCCAAGGACCTAAATGGTTGATACATGTGTGTTGACATAGCTGAATTAGAGTCCATTGGAGTTAAGTCTGAGTGAATGATAAGTTTGGTGAATTTTAGAAATTTGTCCTGCAAAACAGCCATGTTCTGAAGACAATATCTCGAGCTATTGAGCTCCGAATAAAGTTCCGTTTATTGGTAGGAAAACTTAAGAGTGTCGTCTAAATATGTCTAGGTTTAAGTTTCTCCAGATTCAGCCTCTATGTGGCCCAAACAGAGCAGAACATTAAGTTACGCGTAATAGTTATGAAATTAGGACAGTCCCAAGTTATTAACTTAATTgctagtttccgacaccttTGGGTGCTAGTCTTAGTCTGTGACCTCAATAAAAGTCGAAGATGacattctgaactttaagaatgtcagttTCGTTTAGAGATTGGACTACTTTATGGTTAAAAAACATAGTCGACTACGGGGTCGATAACGCGACAAGTTATGCACTTGTTTATTCTCGAGTCTAAGTATCTATTGAGTTAGAATCTCACTCGAGATCAATATGATTTGTCCTAGGTTCGACAAGGCAACCTAATAGTGGAAAAGGAGGTCAGGGAGCTTACGCTATAAATATCGAGGATTTTGgataagcaagtagtgagtatattttacttactcgcataatcgtattaaatttatgttaaagTACTATATGATTAGtatttaaatgcatcgcatggATTTTTTGGATTGAATTGGTTTGGATTGTATTCTTTTTGATTGAATTGTTTGGaatgaattgtttggattggtttgtgtcGTTTGTATACGACTTAATTGTATTGGCTTGGTTTGGCTTGTATTGTATTGTTTATATTGCTTTGTAcatgcaaattgtgaatgtgtGTATGGTTCGTGATGGTTCTGCGAATGGTAGGATCTTCTTTTAAGATCTTCTCTTGTCAACCTGAGATCACGAACACAAGTTAGAATGAGTCGGACGTTGTGTCCGACAacactccgatgcctaagtcaaaTACCTTGTAAGGTTTAAAGATAAATGACGTAGCTttaagagaatgaattagggttttaccTTTGGTCTTCGTTCTATTTATACAGAATCCTCTCAAAGTAATCGACTCAAGGTCATCTTCTTgtgattgtgtttaattcggaCTCATGCTGGAAAATAGGGATTAGGTCAATCCCAATCTTTCCGGATTCCAAAGATCATATCAGTTAGGATTTGCGTCTACTGACTAATGACAGCCGTTTGGTATCTGCTGTCTGCTGTGCTTGTTTGACTATATGTACGGTGGTCAACtgcgtatccatcattagcccctccCCTCTCTATTCCGTAGCGCAATCATTTATGGTTGTTTGAAACACTATCCGGATAATTTAAATGCAAGGTAACCTTAATTATGAAGTAGTTATCCCATTTTCATGCCGCGTGGTCCACtatttgaatttcaaaaatttgaaaatcaaaatcaaaaataccCGTCTCTTCCGTTTCTTTTATACTCTCTCTCTTCCCCACGTGTCCTTTCACACATTTCCTTAtaacttcttttctttcttctttcttccaTTACTTCTTTCTTTCCTGCAAATTTCTGTTTCCTTCTTTCTTTCTTGGCGACCGTCCCCTCCATTTTTACCAAGTACTTTCTTTCtcctttctattttattttcctcGCATCATGACTCGCACCCGATCTAGTGTTGCCACTCCTTCTTCTGGGACCACTGTAGATTACCGTAGAGATTTAGTTGAGTTTACTTCTAGGATTGATGACGGTATGCTTTCTGGTATACGCGAGATGTACGACATTCCCCTTGATTACACTCTATATTCCTGTGATCCTTCTTTTAGTGCTAATTATCGCCCTGATACTCATCGCATCATCGTTTATAAAGAACAATTTCGAGGCGGTCTTCGCTTCCCTCTTACTCCTTTTCTTCACGATTTCGTTATTACCCACAAAATACCTCTAGGACAAATTCATCCAAATGCTATTCGGTTGTTGTGTGCGTTTGCTGAACTGGTTCATCATAAAGGTCTTGTTCCAACCTTGGGTTTAATGGCCGAAGTTTTCAATGTTTCCCGGCGAGCCAACGAGTTTTATCTTTATCTTCCTTTTGTCCGGGGCAAGCGTCAGCTCGCTGGTCTTCCTAAACTTAACAAGGGCTGGCAAAACTTGTTTTTCTGTATTGGTCATGAAAATGCCTTTTCCTCATTTCCCTTTGTTTGGTTGGACAAACCTTTGAAAATTGCTGTTACTAAACCTCCGAAGAAGGATCTGCTTCTTCTGGAACAGCTCATTGGTGCTGCGCGCATCAAATGTTTCAATGCTCCGGATCTAGTTAACAATTACCTGGCTCGCTTGTTTCCTGAGTACGCTCCCCTTGTGGATGATTCTGGTGGGTCCCCAGATCCTAGTGCAGGTAGCCCCACGAACCTACTGAGTCTGCTTCACTTATGGATCTAAGTTCTTCTGAAAAGGGTATgctaatctttcattttttgtaatttttgttatatgTATTGATCTGCTCTTGTTGTGTTCCCAGAAATGAACTATCGGGATGACATCAAGATTGTTGTGGAGGAGTTGCCTGGTGTAACGCCTTCTGCGTCTGCTCTTGCTTCTTCTACCCCTACTATGTCTGGGGGCTCTCAAACGATGCCTGCATCGCGGTCTGCGCTGAATAAACCTCCTATGAAGAAAGGGGATGCTTCTTCTAGAAAGGTGCCTGAGCCCTCTACACGGTTGTAACAGTCGTCTGCGAAGCGCCGAAAGCTTGACCTGGATCTGTGTCCTGATCCTCGCGTCTGGATTGAAGAGAATCTTGGTTCTGCGTCCATTCAGGATGCAGATGTGTCTGGTTTGTATTCCCAGTTTCTTCAGTTGAATGGAGATATGGACGTGTGGAGGCAGGTACCCGTTGATGACATTTTTGACAAGTTTGATGCTTCTTTGCTGCATGTAAGTATATCTTTTGTTGATTTTCTCCTCTTCTTCTTACTTTGCTTGTTCTGTTATCGTGACTTATCTACTATTTATTTAGGTGGTTCAAGGTGTGTCTGTTCTGCGTCAGCAGAAGGATCACTTGGCGGAGAAGTATGAACAAGAGCTTGCCTCTCTGCGAAAGTCTACTCAGGCGGAGACGCAGAAGCTAAGAAACTCTCTGCAAGCGGCTATTGAAAAAGGCAAGATCTTGGAGCGAAAAGTTGCTGATCGTGACGCTTCTCTTTTGGAGATGCAACGGGTTCGCGATAGGTTGCTGTCTGAACAAAAAGAGAATAGGAAGGATGTGAATGCCTATAGTTCTGGTTGTTTAACCGATTTTTGTGCTACTGCTGTCGGGGTGGTTCGTCAAGATTATTCCGACTACGATATTGGGAAGTTCTTAGCCATTGACCTTCGTGCCTTGGGTCAGCGCGTCATGGCGAAGACAGTTGCTAAGAAGAAGCTGTCTGTAGAAGCTTCTGCGGAGAAAAGAACCTCTTCTGCGCCTCTAACACCGCGATCAACATCTGGGGCTACATCGACTTCCGAAGATGGGTTGGCTTTTGACAAACCTCCTCCATCTGAGACTGCGGCCATTAAGAGCACAGATGACATTGAAGGGGAGGTCCCCGAAGAACTTCCCGCCGCTGATTCTTCTGTTCTGGTTGAGCATCCTTCTGATACTATTCCGGAAGATACTCTTGGCGTGGATGCTGCTCCGGAGAAAGTGCTGTCTGCTGAAGAGGATGGTGTTCCTGTCAAAGAGACTGCACCTTCTGAGGATGAAGTTGTGTAGGCTGTTAACCCCCTTTTCTATATACTTATTCTGTTAAGCTAGCTTTCTTTTGTAATTGCCTTTGGGACAAAAACTTCttagttctttattttatttgggGCACTTACGTTTTATTTGAACTGGCCCACTATTTTTAGAACTGCTGTCTTTTGTAATTACTAATGCCATCAATGTTAAAGAGAAAACAAAAGATGCAAtgctttattaaaatttcaaaacgaTAGCAAATACATCTACTGGAAATACTTCTTCACGTCATTGATATTCCAGGTTTGGGGGAGAATCGGCCCTTCTAAGTGAGCGATTTTATAAGCCCCTCTTCCTACTACTTCTACGACTCGAAATGGACCATCCTAGTTGGCTCCTAGTTTGCCAACTCCTGCTGCTCCCTTGCCAATTTCTGCTTTCCGGAGTACTAAATCTCCTACCATAAAGCTTCTTCCCTTCACCTTGGCATTGTGGTATTTAGCCATCTGACTTCGATACGCTTCTGCTCTTACTGCAGTCTGGTGTCTTCGTTCTTCCAATAGGTCCAGGCATAATCGCATGGATTCTTCATTCTTCTCTTCGTCAAAGACTTGAACTCTCAATGAAGGCATGCCGATTTCTACTGGAAGCACAGCTTCTGTGCCATACACCAGACTGAAGGGAGTTTCGCCAGTGGCTTTTCTGGGTGTGGTGCGATACGCCTAGATGACTTTGTATAGCTCATCTACCCATTTTCCCTTCAGATCATCaagtctcttttttattcctgTGAGGATAGTTCTGTTTGTGACTTCTGTTAGTCCATTCGTCTGCGGATGG
This window of the Mercurialis annua linkage group LG5, ddMerAnnu1.2, whole genome shotgun sequence genome carries:
- the LOC126681651 gene encoding uncharacterized protein LOC126681651, which gives rise to MAVHDLGVDILGPFPPARGQVKFIVVAVDHFTKWVEVEPMKMITTEKIQTWLSREVMGRFGIPYSLVTDNGKQFDCRKFRAYCEGLNIRLKFTSVAHPQTNGLTEAYRTTPRKATGETPFSLVYGTEAVLPVEIGMPSLRVQVFDEEKNEESMRLCLDLLEERRHQTAVRAEAYRSQMAKYHNAKVKGRSFMVGDLVLRKAEIGKGAAGVGKLGAN